One Acidobacteriaceae bacterium genomic region harbors:
- a CDS encoding ATP-binding protein, whose translation MTEPELDEALVLPSTLSTVETVEAKANEYAERAGFDEDTASQLAMVSREAAVNAVLHGNKKDPSKHVNARFTLTADALSIRIADQGGGFDPSDVPDPLSPEGLLRPSGRGIFLMRAIMDEVHFRQLSPGTEITLVKHRNRDEESVS comes from the coding sequence TTGACCGAACCGGAGCTAGATGAGGCACTCGTCCTGCCTTCCACGCTCTCCACAGTGGAGACCGTGGAAGCCAAGGCAAACGAGTACGCAGAAAGGGCTGGGTTCGACGAGGACACAGCCAGTCAACTTGCGATGGTTTCCCGCGAAGCTGCGGTTAATGCCGTGCTCCATGGCAATAAAAAGGATCCCAGCAAACACGTCAACGCACGATTTACCCTAACGGCGGATGCTCTGTCGATTCGGATCGCTGATCAGGGCGGCGGTTTCGATCCCTCGGATGTTCCCGATCCCCTTTCGCCGGAGGGCCTGCTCAGACCGTCGGGAAGAGGCATTTTCCTGATGCGCGCAATCATGGATGAGGTACACTTCCGGCAACTGAGTCCTGGCACAGAGATCACGCTGGTCAAACACAGAAATCGAGATGAGGAGAGCGTTTCATGA
- a CDS encoding ATP-binding protein: protein MSTAAGMAAMMGFSDDRIEDLKTAVAEACINAIEHGNRFDDRLDIAVVLSSNNDELEIRVIDDGNGLRSAPSAPDIDRKMAGEEATRGMGMFLIQSLVDEAEWHKGPPGKSFVRLVIRLAKENS, encoded by the coding sequence ATGAGCACTGCGGCTGGAATGGCTGCAATGATGGGGTTTTCAGACGATCGCATAGAAGATCTCAAGACCGCAGTCGCCGAGGCCTGCATCAATGCGATCGAACACGGGAACAGGTTCGATGACCGCTTGGATATCGCAGTCGTCCTGTCCAGCAACAATGACGAGCTCGAGATCAGGGTCATCGATGATGGCAATGGCCTGCGAAGCGCGCCCTCCGCGCCTGATATCGACCGTAAAATGGCCGGCGAAGAAGCAACACGAGGAATGGGGATGTTCCTGATTCAATCCCTGGTCGACGAGGCGGAGTGGCACAAAGGCCCTCCCGGAAAAAGCTTTGTTCGTCTAGTGATCCGACTTGCTAAGGAGAACAGCTAA
- a CDS encoding PP2C family protein-serine/threonine phosphatase yields the protein MRELEIQGAEFRSPQTRDLLARYGSPDHDSPANARFQLVARDNTGLAELLVTPSGGEELSIYEEDFIEGLVLQAAVALENAMYHERDLQWARVQQDLDAARNIQRSLLPKCMPTIPGFSIEGRSSACYEVGGDYMDTVVLADGTHLFVVADVAGKGLASAIIATGFRSAFRSLASQPLSLAELADRLGQQHWEEGVEARRRYVTAIFLRLRPDLDQIEVVNAGHNPALIALPDQTVCRINASGTPLGMIPGMSYSSETLRFPPGARLLLYTDGLTEVFCGDDEFGCDRLSDAFRDASQDDAAANLGTLWETLSSYSASAPQTDDMTAIAICHLRHGQENTLA from the coding sequence GTGCGCGAACTGGAGATTCAAGGCGCGGAGTTTCGTTCGCCGCAGACAAGAGATTTATTGGCCAGGTATGGATCGCCGGATCACGATTCGCCCGCTAATGCTCGTTTTCAGCTCGTTGCGCGCGATAACACTGGCTTGGCGGAATTGCTGGTTACGCCAAGTGGCGGCGAAGAACTGTCCATCTACGAAGAAGATTTCATCGAAGGACTGGTCCTGCAAGCCGCTGTGGCACTGGAAAACGCGATGTACCACGAGCGGGACCTGCAATGGGCGCGCGTACAGCAGGACCTTGACGCAGCTCGAAATATTCAACGGTCGCTGCTCCCGAAGTGCATGCCGACGATCCCAGGATTCTCCATCGAGGGTCGCTCGAGCGCGTGCTATGAGGTGGGCGGTGACTACATGGACACAGTCGTTCTGGCCGACGGGACGCACCTTTTCGTGGTCGCCGATGTTGCCGGCAAAGGTCTCGCTTCCGCCATCATTGCAACCGGGTTCCGCTCCGCTTTTCGCTCGCTCGCAAGCCAGCCGTTATCCCTGGCAGAACTGGCCGACCGTCTTGGACAGCAACACTGGGAGGAGGGCGTCGAGGCCCGCCGCCGGTATGTGACCGCAATCTTTCTGCGGCTCCGCCCAGACCTGGACCAGATTGAAGTCGTAAACGCCGGCCACAATCCTGCCTTGATTGCCCTCCCGGATCAAACGGTTTGCAGGATCAATGCGTCCGGAACCCCTCTCGGTATGATTCCCGGGATGAGCTATTCATCCGAAACGCTCCGCTTCCCGCCCGGAGCGCGCCTTCTGCTTTATACCGACGGCCTGACAGAGGTGTTCTGCGGCGACGACGAGTTCGGCTGCGATCGTTTGAGCGATGCCTTCCGCGATGCATCTCAGGACGACGCAGCCGCCAACCTTGGAACGCTCTGGGAGACTCTGAGTTCCTACTCTGCAAGCGCGCCCCAGACAGATGATATGACGGCAATTGCGATCTGCCATCTTCGCCACGGACAGGAGAACACCCTCGCATGA
- a CDS encoding helix-turn-helix transcriptional regulator — protein MKPPRLSHTAALILKALSLGYCFGFDIMEATGLPSGTVYPALRRLERDDLVVSRWESDADAAAAQRPARRYHEITHSGKAAILAATERYPLLARLLPEKHV, from the coding sequence ATGAAGCCGCCTCGCCTGTCCCATACCGCCGCTCTCATCCTCAAGGCCCTGAGCCTGGGCTACTGCTTCGGGTTCGACATTATGGAAGCCACAGGTCTTCCCAGCGGGACCGTTTATCCAGCTTTGCGTCGACTGGAACGCGACGACCTCGTAGTCTCGCGTTGGGAGTCCGACGCAGACGCGGCTGCGGCACAGCGCCCCGCCCGCCGCTATCACGAGATCACGCACTCCGGCAAAGCAGCGATTTTAGCGGCGACGGAGCGTTATCCTTTGCTCGCTCGCCTGCTCCCGGAGAAGCACGTATGA
- a CDS encoding ABC transporter ATP-binding protein, giving the protein MLELKDVSKTYRSIPAVENVSFTLREGEVLGYLGPNGSGKSTTVKMVIGLIEPTKGKIFFEGRDIRDNIAAYRAQLGYVPEEAQVYTHLSGLEYLQLVGRLRSLPEALIERKARDLLSLLGLRGAEFSPMSSYSKGMKQRVLIAAAILHDPKLIVFDEPLSGLDAISARLFKDLLLLLSREGKAVLYISHVLEVVERVCDRVIVLSKGRIVADAAPAELTKLMELSTLESVFAQLVQQTETEQTAQQVVEVMKVRHA; this is encoded by the coding sequence ATGCTTGAACTCAAGGATGTATCGAAGACCTACCGCAGCATCCCCGCTGTCGAGAATGTAAGTTTCACGCTGCGCGAGGGTGAGGTACTCGGGTACCTGGGCCCGAATGGATCCGGGAAGTCCACGACAGTGAAGATGGTGATTGGTTTGATCGAACCGACAAAGGGCAAAATCTTCTTCGAAGGACGAGACATCCGCGACAATATCGCCGCGTATCGCGCGCAGTTGGGATATGTACCGGAGGAGGCGCAGGTCTACACGCATCTTTCCGGGCTCGAGTACCTGCAACTCGTCGGGCGGTTGCGGAGCCTGCCGGAAGCTTTGATTGAGCGAAAAGCGCGAGATCTACTCAGCCTGCTCGGATTGCGTGGCGCAGAGTTCTCTCCGATGTCGAGCTACTCGAAGGGAATGAAACAGCGAGTGTTGATTGCGGCTGCGATTCTGCACGATCCGAAGCTGATCGTGTTTGATGAACCATTGTCTGGCCTTGACGCAATCTCGGCGCGGCTCTTCAAGGACTTGCTGTTACTGCTCTCGCGAGAAGGAAAGGCGGTCTTGTACATCTCGCACGTCCTTGAGGTCGTCGAGCGCGTGTGCGATCGCGTGATCGTATTGAGCAAAGGGCGCATTGTTGCAGATGCTGCCCCGGCGGAACTTACAAAGCTGATGGAACTCTCGACCCTGGAGAGTGTGTTCGCGCAGCTTGTACAGCAGACGGAGACGGAACAAACGGCGCAGCAGGTCGTTGAGGTGATGAAGGTGCGCCATGCGTGA
- a CDS encoding STAS domain-containing protein, with translation MSMNIKIRHVSGVTVLDLSGKITLGEGSIGLRDAVRDALAAGSKKILLNVADVNYIDSAGLGELVGAYTSVKNAGGDLKLMNLSKKVKDLLVITKLLTIFDVKEDEKDAIAAFA, from the coding sequence ATGAGCATGAATATCAAGATTCGGCACGTCAGTGGGGTTACTGTGCTCGACCTGAGCGGGAAGATTACGTTGGGTGAAGGCAGCATCGGCCTGCGCGACGCCGTACGTGATGCTCTGGCGGCAGGTTCAAAAAAGATTCTGCTCAACGTCGCCGATGTGAATTACATCGATAGCGCAGGGCTCGGCGAACTCGTGGGGGCATACACCTCGGTCAAGAATGCCGGCGGCGACCTTAAGCTGATGAACCTCTCCAAGAAGGTCAAGGATCTTTTGGTGATTACCAAGCTCCTGACAATTTTCGACGTGAAGGAAGACGAGAAGGACGCGATCGCCGCATTCGCGTAA
- a CDS encoding PEP-CTERM sorting domain-containing protein encodes MKILRYMVMAVLFMGLTHAARAYQVLVLDPSTADSPFFLIQPGVPFSFGFADCNVSYGGFSYTGCALGFNDSDHVITNISLGYANTLGNLPVQCLSDAFSDFSCGLSSDGTEYALSFEDACGTNSCGIAPYHFVVLLENAVPGSDFPDVDGVANSPEPGSIWLALSGLGSVGYLVRRRRKV; translated from the coding sequence ATGAAGATTCTTCGCTATATGGTGATGGCTGTCCTTTTCATGGGACTCACTCATGCCGCGCGAGCCTATCAGGTACTGGTTCTCGATCCGTCAACCGCAGATTCGCCGTTCTTTCTGATCCAGCCTGGCGTCCCATTTTCTTTTGGCTTCGCGGACTGTAATGTCTCTTACGGCGGCTTCAGTTACACGGGTTGCGCTCTGGGCTTTAACGATTCGGATCACGTCATAACCAATATCAGTTTGGGTTATGCCAACACTCTCGGCAACCTTCCAGTTCAGTGCTTAAGCGACGCGTTCTCTGACTTCAGTTGTGGCCTGAGTTCCGACGGCACCGAATATGCCTTGAGCTTCGAGGATGCCTGCGGAACAAACTCCTGCGGCATTGCTCCCTACCATTTTGTCGTGCTGCTCGAGAATGCCGTCCCCGGATCTGACTTCCCGGACGTAGACGGGGTCGCAAATTCGCCCGAACCAGGTTCGATCTGGCTGGCGCTGAGCGGCCTCGGTTCAGTCGGCTATCTTGTCAGGCGACGAAGAAAAGTTTGA
- a CDS encoding STAS domain-containing protein, translated as MQTGTKIARRDATAASGDDVAILAFTGDIASTSKEAILQAYHGAGAVKKVLLDFSGVDYINSSGIAIIIQMLLEERTAGHRTIGIFGLTPHFKKVFTMVGVAKYASISPDQAAALSAM; from the coding sequence ATGCAGACCGGTACCAAAATTGCACGGCGTGACGCTACCGCCGCTTCTGGCGACGATGTTGCGATCCTTGCGTTCACCGGGGACATTGCCTCCACCTCAAAAGAGGCGATCCTGCAGGCCTACCATGGAGCGGGCGCAGTCAAAAAGGTGCTGCTCGACTTCAGCGGGGTTGATTACATCAATTCGTCTGGGATTGCGATCATCATTCAAATGCTTCTGGAGGAGCGTACTGCCGGCCATCGCACGATTGGCATCTTCGGCCTGACACCACACTTCAAGAAGGTGTTCACGATGGTAGGCGTGGCCAAGTACGCCAGCATTTCGCCTGATCAGGCCGCCGCCCTCTCCGCGATGTAA
- a CDS encoding family 78 glycoside hydrolase catalytic domain produces MRDGAEADETIATDAQWKVDRGPVLFDSTYGGEDYDARREQKGWNLPGFDDTAWTAAEVVAGPGGELIPAIAPKVGQHERYVPVKQTNVGDGRVVYDLGQNFAGVVQVKVKGSAGAILRLTPGELLNANGTVSQATFHGPMWWSYTLRGDAAGETWEPSFGYGGFRYVQAEWTPGPGMIAAKLRTIVPKGRLLSLVGIAEHSDASVVGSFASSSEMLNRIHKLIVEAMHNNEVSILTDCPHREKLGWLEQTHLQAPGLMFNNDMREIFAALDRNMSDEQLADGIVPTIAPQYTHFGPKNAVFDDSPEWGSASVLEPWRAYRFYGDRAQLERDYPMMRRYLVALQSKVVDGIVAYGLGDWYDIGPGSPGFEKNTSLGVTGTLMLYEDAIAMSHVAKLLERTEDAASYESLAKSTADAFNRRFWNAEHGWYDTGSQTANAMPLALGAVPTERRAAVLQHVVDDIHAHQDHVTAGEIGYPYLLRALAEGGRDDVILAIMLRKDPPSYGSQLEAGATALTEAWDANPHSSQDHFMLGSAEEWFYRRLGGMDIDLSRENEVERLTVRPVAVKGVDWVRCGYDSALGKVESDWRRASGKVLYSVTVPKRATVVLPAGAIAESKHVVSLRSRGNQAVFEVARGTWKFSASSN; encoded by the coding sequence GTGAGAGACGGGGCTGAGGCTGACGAAACAATTGCAACGGATGCTCAGTGGAAGGTGGACCGCGGACCGGTATTGTTTGACTCCACGTACGGTGGGGAAGACTACGACGCGAGACGAGAGCAGAAGGGATGGAATCTGCCGGGTTTTGACGACACGGCGTGGACGGCGGCCGAAGTGGTGGCCGGACCTGGAGGGGAATTGATTCCGGCGATCGCCCCTAAGGTCGGGCAACATGAACGATATGTGCCAGTGAAGCAGACGAACGTTGGTGATGGCCGCGTGGTCTATGATCTTGGGCAGAATTTTGCAGGGGTCGTCCAGGTGAAGGTTAAGGGGTCAGCGGGAGCAATTCTGCGGCTGACCCCAGGGGAGCTGTTGAACGCGAATGGCACGGTGAGTCAGGCGACTTTTCACGGCCCAATGTGGTGGAGCTATACGTTGCGCGGCGATGCGGCGGGTGAGACATGGGAGCCGTCGTTTGGCTACGGAGGGTTTCGCTATGTACAGGCAGAGTGGACGCCTGGCCCCGGAATGATTGCTGCCAAACTGAGGACGATAGTGCCGAAGGGTCGGTTGCTAAGTCTCGTAGGAATTGCGGAGCACTCGGATGCGTCGGTAGTAGGGAGCTTTGCGAGCTCAAGCGAAATGCTGAACCGGATTCACAAGCTGATCGTGGAGGCGATGCACAACAACGAGGTAAGCATACTAACGGATTGTCCGCATCGGGAGAAGCTGGGATGGCTAGAGCAGACGCATCTGCAGGCGCCAGGCCTGATGTTCAACAACGACATGAGAGAGATCTTCGCGGCGCTGGACCGCAATATGTCGGATGAACAGTTGGCGGATGGGATTGTGCCGACGATTGCGCCGCAATATACGCACTTCGGTCCAAAGAATGCCGTCTTCGATGATTCGCCGGAGTGGGGATCGGCAAGTGTGCTGGAGCCGTGGCGGGCGTACCGGTTTTACGGTGACAGGGCGCAGTTAGAACGAGATTATCCGATGATGCGGCGCTACTTGGTGGCGCTTCAGAGCAAGGTTGTGGATGGAATTGTGGCGTATGGATTGGGCGACTGGTACGACATTGGGCCGGGGTCACCAGGATTTGAGAAGAATACTTCGTTGGGTGTCACTGGGACGTTGATGCTTTATGAAGACGCCATTGCTATGAGTCACGTTGCGAAGTTGTTGGAGCGCACGGAGGACGCGGCGAGCTATGAGTCTCTGGCGAAGAGTACGGCAGATGCGTTCAACAGGCGGTTCTGGAACGCGGAGCATGGATGGTATGACACCGGCAGCCAGACCGCGAATGCGATGCCCTTGGCCCTGGGGGCCGTGCCGACCGAGAGACGAGCAGCGGTGCTTCAACACGTTGTGGATGATATCCATGCGCACCAGGACCACGTGACCGCAGGTGAGATTGGCTATCCGTACCTGCTAAGGGCACTCGCCGAAGGCGGCCGCGACGATGTGATTCTAGCCATCATGTTGCGCAAAGATCCGCCGAGTTACGGATCGCAGCTTGAGGCGGGAGCTACGGCTTTGACCGAAGCGTGGGACGCGAATCCCCATTCAAGCCAGGACCACTTCATGCTGGGCAGCGCGGAAGAGTGGTTTTATCGCAGGTTGGGCGGGATGGACATTGATCTGTCACGTGAGAACGAGGTTGAGCGGTTGACGGTGCGGCCGGTTGCGGTGAAAGGAGTCGACTGGGTGAGGTGCGGGTACGATTCTGCGCTGGGCAAAGTGGAGAGCGATTGGAGGCGTGCGAGTGGGAAGGTGCTGTACAGCGTGACTGTGCCGAAGCGAGCGACCGTCGTGCTGCCGGCAGGCGCGATTGCGGAGAGCAAACACGTTGTATCGTTGCGCTCGCGCGGAAACCAGGCGGTGTTTGAAGTGGCACGGGGGACGTGGAAGTTCAGCGCGTCTTCTAATTAG
- a CDS encoding STAS domain-containing protein, translated as MVVEGLFHYTLPHMPDAPMSFVQRSGREDGVEVLSLSGPFTLGNMFQLQRALQQVNARYLIFDIGQVPYMDSAALGLLVHSFVSAQRSGRKMAVAGAAPRIMALLEMTKLDNLLPLYPTTEAAEAGA; from the coding sequence ATGGTCGTGGAAGGTTTATTTCATTACACTCTGCCGCATATGCCAGACGCGCCAATGAGTTTCGTTCAGAGATCGGGTCGCGAGGATGGCGTCGAAGTTCTATCGCTCTCCGGTCCATTTACGCTCGGAAACATGTTTCAGCTGCAACGGGCCCTCCAGCAGGTGAATGCCCGATATCTGATCTTTGATATCGGCCAGGTTCCCTACATGGATTCGGCGGCACTGGGGCTCTTGGTTCACTCGTTTGTCTCGGCACAAAGAAGCGGCCGAAAAATGGCTGTCGCAGGTGCGGCGCCGCGCATAATGGCGCTCCTGGAGATGACGAAATTGGACAATCTTCTGCCGCTATATCCCACCACCGAAGCAGCTGAAGCAGGGGCTTGA
- a CDS encoding SpoIIE family protein phosphatase: protein MFRAGLLIAILLPVLGAAQTSAPRTPSVAAGVEQVRLGDSVTPLVGPWKFHTGDDPAWSQPGFDDSSWSEMDMTPPTNPKHPSQTFPLPGWTARGYPGYTGYAWYRLTIDVQSSGRHLAVKMPDSVDDAYQVFVNGTQIGQFGKFNGRSVTAYATLPRAYTLPRDLTSGKMTLAIRLWMDSATPFSSPDAGGLHGPPMLGYSRDIAGEIRLDFDDIAHFVGSGFLESLILIMALLMAAALYWLDPHEEAYFWLALVCLVTLLGNSVVLLANFTTPMGQTETAIMSDVLATPIRIGLWVMFWAYWFRLPKLHRIHGIAWALVALLSIGTLMLRPPLYGQKIPVQASSILLPTLMVLKLGLGVLLVVVAYMGFKRRKAEGGLAAAAIILAFVANFQRELRLIHIALNTTVFGFRVSLGTISTILSLLIITIMLLSRFVRSQRLQEQWRLEIEQARSIQHVLIPDQLPAIKGMRIRSEYHPAREVGGDFFQILPLDDQGSALIVVGDVTGKGLQAGMLVSLIVGAIRMAVQQSTDPSQILSMLNEQLAEREHASATCEILRISPEGAVTLAHAGHPPPYLNAIEIHMEGALPLGMIAGIGFPSQSLQLQPGDELTLISDGVAEAQDSHGRLFGFDRVQEMMKQRATADEIATAAKKFGQADDITVLQIKWQGQSASVALAAEPQLAAH, encoded by the coding sequence ATGTTCCGTGCTGGACTGCTGATCGCAATACTGCTACCCGTCCTGGGCGCTGCGCAGACGTCGGCGCCACGCACACCGTCGGTAGCCGCTGGAGTCGAACAGGTGCGCTTGGGCGACTCGGTGACTCCCTTGGTCGGGCCATGGAAGTTTCATACGGGTGATGACCCTGCCTGGTCTCAGCCAGGCTTCGACGATTCCTCCTGGTCGGAGATGGATATGACACCTCCCACCAATCCCAAACATCCTAGTCAGACCTTCCCCCTTCCAGGCTGGACCGCACGTGGGTATCCGGGCTACACCGGCTATGCATGGTACAGGCTGACCATCGACGTGCAGAGCTCAGGACGCCACTTGGCCGTCAAGATGCCAGACAGTGTCGACGATGCCTACCAGGTGTTCGTCAACGGAACCCAGATCGGGCAATTTGGAAAGTTCAATGGGCGTTCAGTAACTGCATACGCCACGCTCCCACGCGCGTATACGTTACCCAGAGATCTCACAAGCGGAAAGATGACACTCGCCATCCGCCTCTGGATGGACAGCGCTACCCCGTTCAGCAGTCCGGACGCGGGCGGACTGCACGGACCTCCGATGCTCGGCTATTCACGAGATATCGCAGGCGAGATCCGTTTGGACTTCGATGACATCGCCCACTTCGTCGGTAGTGGATTCCTTGAATCGCTGATCCTCATCATGGCTCTGCTGATGGCAGCTGCACTCTACTGGTTAGATCCGCACGAGGAGGCATACTTCTGGCTGGCGCTGGTGTGCCTCGTGACTTTGCTCGGCAACTCGGTCGTTCTGTTGGCCAACTTTACGACTCCGATGGGTCAGACCGAAACCGCGATTATGTCGGACGTACTCGCCACCCCGATCCGCATCGGCCTCTGGGTGATGTTCTGGGCCTACTGGTTCCGGCTGCCTAAATTGCACCGTATCCACGGCATAGCCTGGGCACTTGTTGCTCTGCTATCCATCGGCACCCTGATGCTCCGGCCTCCTCTCTACGGGCAGAAGATTCCCGTACAGGCATCCAGCATTCTGCTTCCCACACTCATGGTCCTCAAACTTGGATTAGGGGTGCTGCTGGTAGTTGTGGCTTACATGGGATTCAAGCGCCGCAAGGCTGAGGGCGGATTGGCGGCCGCGGCCATCATCCTTGCCTTCGTCGCAAACTTCCAGCGTGAACTGCGCCTGATCCATATAGCCCTGAACACTACGGTCTTCGGCTTTAGAGTCTCGCTCGGAACCATCTCAACCATCCTGTCACTGTTGATCATCACCATCATGCTGCTGAGCCGTTTCGTCCGTTCGCAGCGGCTGCAGGAGCAGTGGAGGCTCGAAATCGAGCAGGCACGCAGTATCCAGCACGTTCTTATTCCGGACCAGTTGCCTGCCATCAAAGGCATGCGCATTCGAAGTGAGTACCACCCCGCTCGTGAGGTGGGCGGAGACTTCTTCCAGATACTCCCACTGGACGACCAAGGCTCGGCGCTCATCGTCGTCGGTGATGTTACCGGCAAAGGACTCCAGGCGGGAATGTTGGTCTCTTTGATCGTGGGCGCAATCCGCATGGCTGTGCAGCAAAGCACGGATCCTTCGCAAATCCTTTCCATGCTCAACGAGCAGCTTGCGGAGCGCGAACATGCCAGCGCAACCTGCGAGATTCTGCGCATATCCCCAGAGGGAGCGGTCACTCTCGCGCATGCCGGCCACCCACCGCCCTATCTGAACGCCATTGAAATCCATATGGAGGGTGCGCTTCCCCTCGGCATGATCGCGGGAATCGGCTTCCCCTCACAATCGTTGCAGTTGCAGCCTGGCGACGAATTGACGCTCATCTCCGACGGTGTAGCGGAGGCCCAGGATTCGCATGGGCGGCTCTTCGGCTTTGATCGCGTACAAGAGATGATGAAGCAGCGGGCTACAGCAGATGAAATCGCAACAGCCGCAAAGAAATTCGGGCAGGCCGACGACATCACCGTGCTACAGATTAAGTGGCAGGGGCAGAGTGCCTCAGTGGCTCTCGCCGCCGAGCCCCAACTCGCAGCCCATTGA